From Danio aesculapii chromosome 18, fDanAes4.1, whole genome shotgun sequence, a single genomic window includes:
- the c18h15orf48 gene encoding normal mucosa of esophagus-specific gene 1 protein, with amino-acid sequence MNGGFIQLLRKRKELIPLIGIVGCAAFGATTTMIYFLLTKPDVILNKTGNPEPWEMLDPSKPQKLLTINQQWKPVEELEMVKKMTR; translated from the exons ATGAACGGTGGATTCATACAGTTGCTCAGGAAAAGGAAGGAG TTAATTCCTCTGATTGGGATTGTTGGTTGTGCTGCATTTGGAGCGACAACAACCATGATTTACTTCCTACTGACCAAACCGGATGTCAT TTTAAACAAGACGGGAAATCCCGAGCCGTGGGAGATGCTGGATCCATCAAAACCACAGAAG CTCCTCACCATTAACCAGCAGTGGAAACCAGTGGAGGAGCTGGAGATGGTCAAGAAGATGAccagatga